A genome region from Triticum aestivum cultivar Chinese Spring chromosome 2B, IWGSC CS RefSeq v2.1, whole genome shotgun sequence includes the following:
- the LOC123046215 gene encoding ubiquitin carboxyl-terminal hydrolase 3: MVKRWLPLEANPDVMNQFMWGLGGPEDVGFCDVYGLDDEMLAMVPQPVLAVLLLYPQDRKKESDASATSTVETKEPNKKVYFTKQTVGNACGTIGIIHAIGNAVSKIKLVDGSYFHRFYKQTADMDPIQRAAFLEEDQEMEDAHSVAAAGGDTEAKDGVIEHYVCFSCVDGELYELDGGKPQPIHHGPSSPDSLLQDAARVIKARIVEYSESLNFNVMALSKM, from the exons ATGGTGAAGCGGTGGCTCCCCCTGGAGGCCAACCCCGACGTCATGAACCAG TTCATGTGGGGGCTGGGGGGCCCGGAGGACGTGGGGTTCTGCGACGTGTACGGGCTCGACGACGAGATGCTCGCCATGGTGCCCCAGCCGGTCCTCGCCGTCCTCCTGCTCTACCCGCAG GATCGCAAGAAGGAATCCGATGCTTCGGCCACTTCGACGGTGGAGACCAAG GAACCCAACAAGAAAGTATATTTTACAAAACAGACTGTTGGCAATGCTTGCGGAACAATTGGTATTATTCATGCAATAGGGAATGCTGTGTCCAAAATCAAGCTAG TTGATGGGTCCTATTTCCATAGATTTTATAAACAAACTGCTGATATGGATCCTATCCAG CGTGCTGCTTTTCTTGAGGAGGACCAAGAAATGGAGGATGCTCattctgttgctgctgctggtggtgaTACAGAG GCCAAGGATGGGGTAATTGAACATTAtgtttgtttttcgtgtgttgatg GTGAACTTTACGAGCTTGATGGAGGAAAGCCACAGCCGATACATCACGGCCCTTCCTCTCCTGATAGCTTGTTGCAG GATGCTGCAAGAGTCATAAAAGCGAGGATTGTGGAGTATTCTGAGTCACTCAACTTCAATGTCATGGCTCTCTCGAAGATGTAG